Proteins encoded within one genomic window of Bacillus thuringiensis:
- a CDS encoding helix-turn-helix transcriptional regulator, which yields MTILNRVKELRARFNFSQSVLAEKVGVTRQTIAAIEKGDYVPSLLLALMICDVFQLKMEDVFVLNKEGEEDE from the coding sequence TTGACCATTTTAAATAGAGTGAAGGAATTAAGAGCTCGGTTTAATTTTTCGCAAAGTGTATTGGCAGAGAAGGTTGGAGTGACGAGACAAACAATCGCTGCAATTGAAAAAGGGGATTACGTTCCTTCATTATTATTAGCGCTTATGATTTGCGATGTATTTCAGTTAAAGATGGAAGATGTGTTTGTTTTAAATAAGGAGGGGGAAGAGGATGAATAG